One segment of Leptodactylus fuscus isolate aLepFus1 chromosome 7, aLepFus1.hap2, whole genome shotgun sequence DNA contains the following:
- the PDF gene encoding peptide deformylase, mitochondrial, whose amino-acid sequence MLFSRSSRVFSLFLSHYSHNLNNVLSFRFSASWAGVKKRSYLKYLKRSILGNPSPPYKRVAQTGDPILRVQTQSVPQDHISRADTQAILKRMVQLLKSCGCVGLSAPQLGIPLRIMVLELREEMCQLVPPDVRAQREMEPFPLKIFINPTMRILNSQKLSFPEGCSSIHGFSAVVPRYHSVEISGLNEKGEQSSWKAQGWAARVIQHEMDHLEGVLYIDKMDPRTFVNVNWMEVND is encoded by the exons ATGTTGTTTTCAAGAAGTAGCAGAGTCTTCAGTCTTTTCCTGTCCCACTACTCTCACAACCTCAACAACGTTCTGTCCTTCCGGTTCTCTGCTTCTTGGGCTGGCGTGAAGAAGCGCAGTTATTTGAAGTATCTGAAGAGGTCTATCTTGGGGAacccctctcctccatacaagcGGGTAGCTCAGACAGGAGATCCAATTTTGCGGGTCCAGACTCAGTCAGTTCCACAAGACCATATCTCACGTGCTGATACGCAGGCCATTCTGAAGCGAATGGTGCAGCTCCTGAAGTCCTGTGGTTGCGTTGGACTAAGTGCCCCCCAGTTGGGGATCCCTCTTCGTATTATGGTTTTGGAACTTCGTGAAGAAATGTGCCAGTTGGTGCCTCCTGATGTGCGGGCACAGCGTGAGATGGAACCTTTCCCACTCAAAATCTTCATTAACCCAACTATGCGCATTCTGAACTCTCAAAAGCTGAGCTTCCCAGAAGGCTGCAGCAGCATTCATGGATTTTCAGCTGTTGTGCCCAGATACCACTCCGTGGAAATTTCAG GTTTGAATGAGAAAGGAGAACAAAGCAGCTGGAAGGCACAAGGCTGGGCTGCCCGAGTCATCCAGCATGAGATGGACCATTTAGAGGGAGTCCTTTATATTGATAAAATGGATCCTCGGACCTTTGTGAATGTTAACTGGATGGAAGTAAATGATTaa